The Pyrus communis chromosome 12, drPyrComm1.1, whole genome shotgun sequence genomic sequence AGAAAACAACCTGCTAATCAGGCCAAATATAAACTTAGAGTTGAGACATAAACATTTGAAACTCCTTTCATTTACCTTTTCGGTTTTCCTTGTAATGCAGTGTCCATCGTCAAGTCAACATTAGAAACAGGTAAGCTTGTATCAGACAGTTCACTCGAATCAGATACCTCCTCACTGGACTCCATAGTGCTCTGCTCATATGGCTGCAATCCTTAAAATTTCGAGCACAATATTAATTTGACAATCCTAGCTGAAGAAATTCTATAAAGCAACATAGAGTAGTACCTATAAGGGTGTCATCCTTTTGACCAGGACCATCTTTGGATTCTTCAAGACTGTTTCTTGTTGTGCTAGTTGCAGTAAATTCAGACAAATCCTTGGAGCTATCATTATCTTCAACAGTATCAACGATACTAGATTCGCCATTCTCAGATTGCTCATTATCATCTTCACTCTTTGTTATGACGCCAGTTGCTTTGGGTTTTTCTAATAAAGTAAAACCGCTAActttatcattttcttctctccaCTTCTCCATTTCTGCATCACCAATGACATTCTTATCCGCATCACTAGATTGCTCTTGTTTATTTTCGCTACTTTCATCAACACTCACTGGTTGCGGTTTTCTCAACAATGTCATATCACTAAACTTCTCCTTTGGTTGCTTAATCCTCATCTTCAAGGACAAATTCGGTTTAATTTGCAACCTTGAAGGCATATCTTCAATGTCATCCTCATTAAACAAAGTCGGCTTTCTCAAAATAACATTAGGAACACTACGTTTAGTAGGTTCCACGGGCTTGGAAACTGGGCGTCTCAGGTTCTTATTCAGCGACACTCTTGGCTTATCATCCACTTCAAATTTGACTCCTTTCTTTGGTACCGGTCGGACCAAGTTCACACCATCCAATGACCTAGATGACTGAACTTCCTTAGGCCCATCTAAAGGTACCTCCTTTTCTTGGCTGGTTTGAACTTCCTTGGCCCCATCAAAAGGTACTTCCTTTATCTCTACAATTTTACCCTTGTTCTTGTAAAAACTTTTCTCAATATCCATATAACTAGCTTCTGGGTTTGCTTTTCTTCCCAAAATCTGCAATACAGAATAATAACattctcaaaaaaaataaaaaataaaaaaaagaatccAATAGAACCACCATGCCATAACAATTCAtacataaacacacacacagtctctctctctctctctctctctctctctctcacacacacacacacacacacacagacacatatacatatacacagaGAAATCTTCTAAATTACCATATAACTAGCTTCTGGGTTTACTTTTTCTACCCAAAATCtacaatttaaaaacaataacATCTTAGAGAAACTAAAAGGTTTATCTACCAATTCTAACAAGTTCGTATGCAAATTTTATCAAACAACTGTTTGTTGTGCAAACACAACACATAGATACCTTGGCAATCGTAAGTTTGGGGTCCTCGCCGATCAAGCGACCGAACTTGAGCTCCATTTGGTCCAAAGGGTCGAGCTTTGGCTCCTCCCTGGAACCGAAAACAACCCATTTCTTGTGCCTCGGAGGGAAATTTTGGGTTgtggaagaaaatgaaggaagaagACGAGTGCGAGTGAGAAAGAAAGGGGTGGTGTTGGtggtgagggagagagagaaaccgtccatttctagagagagaaaggaacagCCAAGCTCATCAGAATTTAGAGTGTGGTAATGGATGCAGTTTCAGATAATAGTAAAGATTACTGGGTGAAAGGCTTTGGAGGTTTTGGGGAATGAACGAACAAGTTCTATTATCCGCCGGAGAGCACGACGTGGCGTTTATCCGAATCTTTGAAAATTGGCATGAGTACTAGGGACTTGCCTGCTTAAGCataggagatgtcaaattttaaatttgaatttgacagtattttgatatttttcaaaactttaCTCTTCAtctcatatgtcaaattaaatattattttattatactattttctttttattttattttattaaactattattttatgcCCCTTCTTTCTAAACTTTTCATTTTCTGCAATTTCTGcagatttgataaaaaaaaaaaaaaaaaatttgcaatttCGATTCCCATTGCTTCTGCCATGGTCTCAACACCAGAAACCTTTATCCTCCCCAACGCTTCTGGTAACCTCGTCTCATCCGTCAGTGCCACCCATTTCCCCTCCAACCTTTCTTTGTCAACCTCGCCCCAAAGTCCTCCTATCTTTATCATGGAAGCCATTGCAACACTCCTCCGTCGTCGTTGGACATTTCTGTCATAGAATTCATGGCAGTACAGAGGCCCAAATTTCCTAAAATAATTTCAACCACCTTCGTAATTTTTCTTCTGGGTGAAATTTCCTTCAACCATATTTCCCCAAATAGTTTCGCAGTTAAATTATCAAATCATGCGATGATTTTCTTTGGGTAAATTGGGTATGAGGGAAGCCACTAACCTTCTCCGTGCATGTTGGGGTCCCAAATTCGGAGACTTTGAGATGGGATTTTGGTGGGAAAAAGGTAGTGTGCTGCGAAGAGAAATAGAGCAGATTGTAGTGTGCTGTAGAGAGAGAGCGCAAAGCGAGTTTTAgatctaataaaaaaattaataaaaaaatatttgacacTGCTGTCAAAGGGGGAGAGCTGTCATTCCATGTCATACCACATCAGATTTGGCTTGTCGGTTTGAAATCATTGTTGCTGCCTTTTATGATTGTTAATGTTGATTTGGACAATTTGGCATCTCATCATTAACAGTTATAAAAGGCAGCAACAATGATTTCCCACCAAAAAGCCAAATCTAATGTGGCATGAAATGGAATGGCAGCTTTCTCccttgctgtcaaatttgacagcagtgtcaaatatttttttattagatatGGAACTCTCTctgtgctctctctctctctccgcagCACACTACCTTCTGCTCTCTCTCTTCACAGCACACTACCCTTTTCCCACCAAAATCCCATCTCAAAGTCTCCGAATTTTGGGACCCCAACATGCACGGAGAAGATTAGCGGCTTCCCTCATACCCAATTTACCCAAAGAAAATCAttgcatgatttgataatttGACTGCGAAACTATTTGGGGAAATTTAGCTGAAGGAAATTTCACCCAGAAGAAAAATTACGAAGGAGGTTGAAATTATTTGGGGAAATTTGGGCTTCTGTATTGCCATGAATTCCATGACGGAAAAGTCTGACGACGACGGAGAAGTGCTGCCATGGCTTCCACGATAAGGATTTTGGGGCAGGGTTGACAGAGAAAGGTTGGAGGAGAAGTGGGTGGCACCGACGGATGAGACGAGGTTACCGGAAGCGCTGGGGAGGACAAAGGTTTCTAGCGTTGAGACCATGGCAGAAACAATGGGAATCGAaattgcataattttttttttttatcaaatctgTAGAAATTGCAGAAAAGGATAAGTCTAGAAAGAAGGGGCATAAAATAATagttcaataaaataaaatgaaaagaaaatagtgtaataaaataatatttaatttgacatatcggatGAAgggtaaaattttgaaaaatgtcaAAATACCATATAGGctgtcaaattcaaattttatgtttaaaatttgacatttcatttggagatgctcttagacTATCTTTAAATAAGATGTCAAAtcttatataattaaatatgaagGTAAGAGCAAGCTCTAATCAATATGTCAATCTTATGTGAAGGCTAACCTCTTGCCACGAGCCAGTGGCAATCTTTGtaattttatctttgttttaaatatttttattttaaaaaactaaaGGGAAAAAATTGTCCACTATGAGTAGTTTTATTCTGTTAGTGAATTCTTTTTCACAATAATATTGATtgttttaaaatcttaattaagGAGGGATAATTTTGGAATTATGAATCTTTCACCTTGTTTGCTCCTGGCTTTATATATgtagaatcttttttttttcaaatttaatcaaGGGATAACTTGATATAGATCCAATTTTGTGAGCCATTAGTAGAATTAGTCCACTTCATTGAAATGGGTCCAATAATTGAGATTCCACGTATGCTTATTTATGATTTGTACCATATTTACCCCTTAGGCTTATAAATTGTTgtaaatacacaaaatttcttaattatggGATTATTTGTCGTTTAACTAATCCCCTAATTGTAGGATTAGTTATAGCCATATAATCACCTCAACCCCCAGTCCGTTTcatccctcctttttttccttcttccaaacaATTCCCTCTATCAATCCTCCTCTTTTTTGTCTCTTCTTTTCATGGGTGACATTTTTGTGTTCTTCCCTCCAAATTTGTTCCTTTAATGAAGGTATAttatatcattttatatttctatgttCTGCCATGTAGGTTCCtagcatttttcttccaatacaatacgtagtttatttttgttttgcaagtagATTATATCTGCTTTGTAGTTATAaagcatttttcttcctatacaataggtaggtagttactagattatatcggttttgttttcttcataaatAGTAGGTGGttactagataatattttagtttgagtatttaaatattcaaaatttaaagactgaataaatgataaaaaaattaaagaatttaaatatttttatctgaAGGGGCaaaattgatatcaaaatatgtaattggATAACTGAACTCAGTCCAAAAAACTACCTATGTTTTTGGAACTAGATCCAAAAGCCCCTTTAATCAAAcatttcttgtatttttattacATTATCCTTTGAATATCCagttcaaagatgcatggttaGGCCTAGTttggtattattattattttcactaaaaactgCTTCACTTTAAAGTAAacctgacaatttcttacacaaCCGGTTAACATGACACGtaaatgacacgaaaataatGGGTTTCAGGTCAACATGGTAACTAATATATCGTGTCGTTATTGGGTCACATGATAAGAatccgttaataacgggtccttaacaggtttacacgagggTGACATGTGGATAACCCGTTTCGACacattaagaaaaaagttattttgacgattttaatgttgtttaaacTACTagaaaaacttactataaaattcAATAGCATATTGTAAAGTATAttgtatattaatatatattattgtattattattctatataaatttaaaattttaagttttatttatttatttattttcatagtatactataggcaaatagtaaaaaaaattataaaacacagtaaaaataaaaatatcaagtaatttaaaaataccaaacacattataaatacaaatatcaagtaatttaaaaatacgaaACACATTTGAATGGTTtacaatgtttggttttttatgCTTAGTTTATGTGGAAGAGAGTGCTAATGTGGAAAATCTTaatgaaaacatcatcaatataattCTTGAAAAGAATATATCAAGTCAAAGTTCTAATATCATTTTCTTtggtgattgatgaaaattgaagggttttatATTGTAAAAAACGAACAAGATTCCTCAATCTTGAAACGCACATCCCtccattttgcatatccttgaacatttgatattttgtagtaatgtactaatgttttttcattaggctcttattttgaagcatgtaatacttgaaagataaatgttttttttatgttttgaagtaatatttatgtgaccacgtggtatgcatatactaatttagtaatatgttttccattttttgttgggtcaaattatgtttttttattttcatttaaaatatattttctttaacgggtaacgggtcgggtcatattacttgGTAATATTAACAGGTCGATTTTGGGTCAGGTCATAATatttgtttactttaacgggtgttacacgacacgaccc encodes the following:
- the LOC137710799 gene encoding uncharacterized protein, whose protein sequence is MDGFSLSLTTNTTPFFLTRTRLLPSFSSTTQNFPPRHKKWVVFGSREEPKLDPLDQMELKFGRLIGEDPKLTIAKILGRKANPEASYMDIEKSFYKNKGKIVEIKEVPFDGAKEVQTSQEKEVPLDGPKEVQSSRSLDGVNLVRPVPKKGVKFEVDDKPRVSLNKNLRRPVSKPVEPTKRSVPNVILRKPTLFNEDDIEDMPSRLQIKPNLSLKMRIKQPKEKFSDMTLLRKPQPVSVDESSENKQEQSSDADKNVIGDAEMEKWREENDKVSGFTLLEKPKATGVITKSEDDNEQSENGESSIVDTVEDNDSSKDLSEFTATSTTRNSLEESKDGPGQKDDTLIGLQPYEQSTMESSEEVSDSSELSDTSLPVSNVDLTMDTALQGKPKRLNKPVNDEESIFVGSENMRESLIEGHEDADWVMAENMVKNGDRGDVELISASTRGFVVSFRSLIGFLPYRNLASKWKFLAFESWLRQKGLDPSLYRRNLGIIGSYDMVESNTLPNPSLEDPDTDTKSEEVVSPDMKLEDLLTIYDQEKIKFLSSFVGQKIRVQVVLANRKFGKLVFSVRPKEKEESVERKRSLMAKLQVGDVVKCCIKKITYFGVFVEVEGVPALIHQTEISWDATVDPSSYFKVGQIMEAKVYQLDFALERIFLSLKEILPDPLMETLESVVGDRDSLDGRLEAAQADTEWAAVDCLIKELQQTERIQSVSKGRYFLSPGLAPTFQVYMASMFENQYKLLARSENKVQEVIVQTSLDKEEMKSVILTCTSRVG